A stretch of DNA from Cerasicoccus sp. TK19100:
GCATCGCCACGATGGGAGAGGAGATCATCGAGCCGCGCAAAAACATTCCCAAGGCCATGATCATCACCCTGCTCGTTTCGGCGGCGCTTTACGCGGGCGTGGCGCTGGCCTGGCTGCGCGGCGCGGTGCCGACACAGCTCTTTGAGGTCGCGGGCTACGTTGCCCTGATCGGCGTGCTGCTCAACCTGATCTTGGGTTTGTCGCGGGTGCTTCTGGCCATGGCGCGTCGCGGGGATGTCGCGCATTTCTTCAGCAAGCTCGACAAGAACGGCGAGCCACTGGCGGCGATCCTCGGCATCGGTGGTTTGGTGGCGCTGCTTTGTCTGCTGGGCGACATCAAGCTGGCCTGGTCCTTCAGCGCGTGCACGGTTTTGATTTATTACGCGATTATGAACGCGGCGGCGCTCAAGCTGACCCCCGAACAGCGGATGTACCCTAAGTGGCTGGCCTGGGTCGGGCTGGCGTCCTGCCTTTTCCTGGCCTTCTGGGTGCCGATGTTTATCTGGGGCGTTACCCTCGTTTGCATTGGCGCGGGGATGATCCTGCGTTGGACTATTACGAAGTTAAGCTAAGGTTACGGCCGCTTAACGTGCCAGACACAGTGTCGTCGGTTTGTCGCTAACGATACGGTATTATTACACTTCCGGTATTTTCAAGGGCTGCCCGATGTGTGTCTGTGGGGTATGCCTAAATCTCGTCGTCGTTCCTCTTCCTGGTCCCGCAAAAAGAAGCCCCAGCTTATGGTGCTTGGCGGCGTGGGTGCCATTATTTTAACGCTCGGTGCGGGCATGTTCGCCTTGATCATGCACAAGAATGCCCAGGTCGCCGAGGCCTCGCATGAGCCCACGGAGCACGCCGTTGCCGAAGCACCCGCAGAGCCGAAAGCTGCCCCGGAAAAGGCCGAGCTGGACATCGGCGGCATCGTCTCAAAGGACCCCCTGGAGCAGGTCGTCTTGCGGCATTTTGCGGTGACGAACATTGACGACGTTACCACGCTCAAGCTCAACGCCAGCCTGCAAATGGGCGCAAACCCGGAGCCCGATAACATGCACGAGGTGGTCTTCTATTTCCGCCGCCCGAACTTCGCTCGGCGGGTGATGATGCATGGCGACTTGCGCTTCGACATGGGCTTTGACGGCAACGAAATCTGGGCGCAGCAAGTCGGCAGCAACGGCGCGGTGCGCAAGGTGGACAACATTTCGGAAAAGCAACGTGCCCAGTTCAAAGAAGCCGCCCGCATCGGCAGCTATCTTTGGAAATACCAGCAGGACCCCAAGCGTTTCTCCCTGCATCGCGACACGATGATCGATGGCCGGATGTGCCACGTGGTCGAATACGAGGACGAAAAGGAGCGCGTGCTGACCTACATTGACACCCAAGACTACTACGAGATTGCCCGTGAGCAGCACCCGAAAAATGCGGGGGACGCGATCGCTTTCATGCGCATGACCGAGCACATGGAGAAGAACGGCGTCGTCATGCCGATGAAGATTGAGACGTCCTCCAATGGCGAAGTTTTCTCCACGGTGGTCATCGACCAGATGGAGATCAACGCCGGGGTGCCGAGCTACATTTTCAACGAGCCCAGCGTCCGCTACTCGGCGAAATAGGACCCGCCGCCAACGGCTTCAATGCTGGCGGTTTTGGCCCTTTTGCTGCCGCATTTATTTCCATTATTCGCAGTTGCAAAGGCGCACTGTTGAGCTACAGTCTCAATTTAGAATGATTCTAGATAAGGACAGTTCGACCGCTGCGTGGGACGTAGCGGCGGTGCGCGCGGAGTTCCCCATTCTCGGGGAGTTAGTCAACGGGCAGCCGCTCGTGTATCTCGACAACGCGGCCACCTCGCAAAAGCCGCTTGCCGTCATTGAGCGCCTCGATGCCTACTATCGCGCGGGCAACGCCAATATCCACCGTGGCGTGCATGCGCTGAGCCAGGAGGCGACCGGGGCCTACGAAAGCGCCCGCAAGTCCGTGGCGAAATTTCTGGGCGCGCCCGAGGAGCGCAGCTGCATCTTTACTCGCAACGCCACGGAGGCGATCAACCTCGTGGCCGCGACCTGGGGCCGTGAAAACATCGGCGCGGGCGACGAAATTCTCGTCTCCGAAATGGAGCACCACGCGAACATCGTGCCTTGGCAATTGCTCGCCGAGCGCGCCGGTGCCAAGGTGACGGTGATCCCCGTGACCGACCGCGGCGAGCTGGACCTCGACGCCATTCCGGCCCTGCTGACCGACCGCGTAAAGCTGCTCGCACTGTGCCACGTATCGAACTCGCTGGGGACGATTAACCCCGTCGAGCAGATCATTCCGCTGGCCAAGGAAAAGGGCATTACCGTGCTGCTCGATGGCGCGCAATCCACCGCGCACTTCCCGGTCAACGTGGCCAAGCTGGGCTGCGATTTCTTTGTCTTTTCCGGCCACAAGGTCTGCGGCCCGACGGGCATCGGCGTCCTCTGGGGCAAGCCCGATCTGCTCAACGCCATGCCTCCCTACCAAGGCGGCGGCGACATGATCGACCGCGTCAGCTTCGCCGGGACGACATTCCGCAAAATTCCCGAACGCTTCGAGGCTGGCACGCCGCACATTGCGGGAGCCATCGGCCTGGGGGCCGCCGTGGAATACCTGATGGCGCGCGACCAAGCCTCCCTCGCCGCCTACGAGCACGAGCTGCTGGCCTACGCCACGGAACAGCTCCAGAGCATCGAGGGGCTCAAGATTTACGGCGAGGCCGCGCGCAAGGTCAGCGTCGTGTCGTTCATCATTGCGGGCATTCACCCGAACGACCTCGGCACCATGCTCGATGTGGACGGCATCGCGATCCGCACCGGGCACCACTGCACGATGCCCCTCTGGGCCCGCTTTGGCCTGGAAGGCTCCTGCCGCGCCTCCTTCGCGTTCTACAATACCATGGAAGAAGTCGACAAGCTGGTCGCCAGTTTGAAGAAGGCCCAGAAGTTGTTGGGGTAGAAAATGACCAGTGACGTGAATCTACCATGTGTCTTGGCAAGTGGAGATCGTGTGAAGTGCCAATTGACCTATTGGAATGATAATTCGTTGGCGCATGTGAAAGTCTTGATCTCGGGTAGCGAATACAATGCGTCGGATCATGATTTCTGGGGGGCGTTCCTACTGATTCGCGAAAAGCTTGAGTCAGAGAAAATTCAGATCATCTGTAACGGAACGAGCAAGGATGTGTTTCCTTCGGGAATGTGCCGAGATATGGGCGCAGGGCTGTCGGCTTACCGGACTAGACTGTTTCGTAGATCTTCAAGAGAGTGCTTAGTTCAAGTTTTTGAGCATGCTACTTGGAATTGTTTTGCTACGGTAGAG
This window harbors:
- a CDS encoding cysteine desulfurase, yielding MILDKDSSTAAWDVAAVRAEFPILGELVNGQPLVYLDNAATSQKPLAVIERLDAYYRAGNANIHRGVHALSQEATGAYESARKSVAKFLGAPEERSCIFTRNATEAINLVAATWGRENIGAGDEILVSEMEHHANIVPWQLLAERAGAKVTVIPVTDRGELDLDAIPALLTDRVKLLALCHVSNSLGTINPVEQIIPLAKEKGITVLLDGAQSTAHFPVNVAKLGCDFFVFSGHKVCGPTGIGVLWGKPDLLNAMPPYQGGGDMIDRVSFAGTTFRKIPERFEAGTPHIAGAIGLGAAVEYLMARDQASLAAYEHELLAYATEQLQSIEGLKIYGEAARKVSVVSFIIAGIHPNDLGTMLDVDGIAIRTGHHCTMPLWARFGLEGSCRASFAFYNTMEEVDKLVASLKKAQKLLG